In Eriocheir sinensis breed Jianghai 21 chromosome 52, ASM2467909v1, whole genome shotgun sequence, one genomic interval encodes:
- the LOC126982864 gene encoding uncharacterized protein LOC126982864 — translation MWISIARVDVGSRAVTGSRLAAVTPSSTDHLPSSRPERRKHDQMTEPAVQSIRSHPRTEQYGAMLPGRRSFRLTGGAPDSGCGRAMLPVWVEELNGASVPVTTDSSNEETDQELSFEKRWDSLQNKDNITFCPTQRPPGWDDVNGRCLRVKKEKKTGFCPSIVIKEPDKAWSPSPVRHRLPAPPTSGRPRALTQRMSRPSTDGSSLNMGGFSKQLRDVFSDHFLKVPLQKISSPDTLESEYPSTLVEAQLIESAQQLSSTSEVKQSSFILDVLEQHLPTPHATQESSSTSDVAQHPCAISNEVQQSNFTSNETEHAHSTLQEAQSSFTSNVTQPHFSSRYVTQQSSLTSDIAHQLSSSTYMVQQSSSKSCVIRNYSSTPDVIQQPFTTLNGSHSPSSTMDQQPPITHNVSQKSCLRYNDCHMWLSSDSFLCEDFTFSDINRRYDGVKEHHGPPGEPHLRTCRASRLPTTISERWTGSKEYHATSKGDEKGSSLSATPSPCRHTGSLRITTTPYASSDTGTCREASTIRIADLPQRKHWVEFENDPTKRGTPIVVAPRKIASSSLIKDDTSSSGEIPLQRTPPNSPPYMITPVHQRSSSIKAGSYSGRLIRTYSQRGCRTSKRVISSVSRRMSASDYGRLSESQPPMYSKAAMTMQSGPGLFEETPCKSEMEYPHEEKRPHSERLKAKPSLEEPTAPRRVGSMRLPRLPAVLLRRSSSLSSPHEKSSEVPFQRLTEQRPGSFRKIVGALARSFRRKSNTANKPGTTANQSRSTNQSVAVHTNDKQTPQAPRLPRRAARQSYIISHDCERPVSYV, via the coding sequence AGCGGAGGAAGCATGATCAGATGACAGAACCAGCTGTACAGAGTATAAGGAGTCACCCTAGGACAGAACAATATGGAGCCATGCTCCCTGGCCGGCGTTCCTTTAGATTGACGGGTGGCGCTCCGGACTCTGGTTGTGGCCGTGCAATGTTGCCTGTCTGGGTGGAAGAATTGAACGGTGCCTCTGTTCCAGTGACAACTGACTCCTCTAATGAAGAGACGGACCAGGAATTGTCCTTTGAAAAGCGGTGGGATTCGCTGCAAAATAAGGATAATATTACTTTTTGTCCAACTCAGAGACCGCCAGGCTGGGATGACGTAAATGGCCGGTGCTtaagagtgaaaaaagaaaaaaaaactggtttcTGCCCTTCTATTGTGATCAAGGAACCTGACAAAGCGTGGTCACCTAGTCCGGTGCGTCACAGACTACCAGCACCGCCAACTTCTGGGCGTCCTCGGGCGTTGACTCAACGTATGTCTCGTCCCAGTACTGATGGAAGCTCACTTAACATGGGAGGATTTTCCAAACAACTACGTGATGTTTTTTCCGACCATTTCTTAAAAGTTCCATTGCAAAAGATTTCTTCGCCGGATACTTTAGAGTCAGAGTATCCCTCCACGTTAGTGGAAGCACAGCTCATTGAGTCCGCTCAGCAACTTTCATCTACTTCAGAGGTCAAGCAATCCTCCTTCATTCTAGATGTACTCGAACAGCACCTTCCCACTCCACACGCTACACAAGAGTCTTCATCCACCTCAGATGTAGCTCAGCATCCTTGTGCCATCTCAAATGAGGTTCAACAGTCCAATTTTACCTCAAATGAAACTGAACATGCCCATTCGACGCTACAAGAGGCTCAGTCCTCCTTCACTTCAAATGTTACCCAACCTCACTTTTCCTCCCGATACGTGACTCAGCAGTCTTCCCTCACCTCAGATATAGCACATCAACTTTCTTCCTCTACGTATATGGTTCAACAGTCATCTTCCAAATCATGTGTGATTCGAAACTATTCTTCCACACCAGACGTGATCCAGCAACCTTTCACAACCTTAAATGGGTCTCACTCCCCCTCATCCACAATGGATCAACAACCTCCCATCACCCACAATGTTTCCCAAAAGTCTTGTCTACGTTATAATGACTGTCACATGTGGCTCTCATCTGACAGCTTTTTATGTGAGGATTTTACTTTCAGTGATATTAACCGCCGGTATGATGGGGTGAAAGAGCATCATGGACCTCCTGGTGAGCCCCACTTGAGAACCTGTCGTGCTAGCAGATTGCCGACTACAATCTCCGAGAGATGGACAGGAAGCAAGGAGTATCATGCCACATCTaaaggggatgagaaaggaagttcACTGTCTGCCACGCCATCTCCGTGCAGACATACTGGAAGCTTGCGCATCACTACCACACCGTATGCTAGCTCTGATACCGGCACTTGTAGGGAGGCCTCAACTATTCGAATAGCAGATTTACCGCAACGCAAGCACTGGGTTGAATTTGAGAATGATCCTACAAAACGAGGGACTCCCATTGTGGTTGCTCCTCGAAAAATTGCTTCGAGCTCCTTAATCAAAGACGACACTTCCAGCTCCGGCGAGATTCCTCTCCAACGTACACCGCCAAACAGCCCACCATATATGATCACCCCTGTACATCAGAGAAGCAGCTCTATCAAAGCCGGGAGCTATAGCGGTAGGCTTATCCGGACATACTCGCAACGCGGGTGTCGAACTAGCAAACGTGTCATCAGTTCTGTTAGTCGGCGAATGAGCGCCAGTGACTATGGAAGGTTATCAGAGTCCCAGCCACCCATGTACTCAAAGGCGGCAATGACCATGCAGAGCGGTCCAGGTCTCTTCGAGGAAACACCGTGCAAATCCGAAATGGAGTACCCACATGAAGAAAAACGACCCCACTCCGAAAGGCTCAAAGCGAAGCCATCACTAGAGGAGCCCACAGCACCCCGCCGGGTGGGCTCTATGCGATTGCCACGCCTGCCTGCCGTTTTGTTGCGGCGGTCATCATCGCTCAGTTCACCTCACGAAAAATCAAGTGAAGTACCCTTTCAGAGGTTGACCGAGCAGCGCCCTGGTTCCTTCCGTAAGATTGTAGGTGCTCTGGCTCGCAGCTTCAGGAGGAAATCCAATACAGCCAATAAGCCAGGCACAACAGCCAACCAAAGCCGTTCTACCAACCAAAGTGTCGCCGTCCACACAAATGATAAGCAGACTCCACAGGCCCCAAGATTGCCTAGGAGGGCTGCTAGACAATCTTACATAATCAGTCACGACTGTGAACGCCCTGTGTCTTATGTTTAA